The sequence AGTTAAGTCGAGCGCGCCAGCCTTCGATATCGACGCCGCTTGCGGCGCATATAAACGATATCCCCTTTCGGCTTTGCTGATATTGCCGGTGCTTAACGATACCGTTTCTTGAAGTGCCAACGCAAGCGCAAATAGATTGCCCGCCTTCCCCGATTTGAGTTCAAGCTCAATCTCGCTAATCGGAAGGCGGCTGGCCTTGTCCCCGTGACCAGATTCAATTTCCCCCTGATCCAGAGCCAGCTCCACTTCATCTCCTTCGGGCAAGCGCAATAGCCAGATGTGGCGTTGGAAACGCGTGGTAAATACCGGAATAAGTTGCTGATTTAATGCGGGCCGCTCCAATAATCTGGACCATTTTGAAGCCGGCTTTAACATTGTTTGAATGGCGGCCAGATCGGGTGTCAGCGCACGCACTTCGGATTCCCATTCGTTACGCTGATGTAAGCCGCCTTCGACCTGACCGCCCGCTTTTAAAGTCTGAATCAATTTACCGCCAACTTCTCGCACCCGAAGTCCAGCCCGGTGCTGCATTAAATAGCAATCCGGCGTATCAAAATAGGTGCTGACGAGCTGTTGTTGATAGGGTTTAGTAATCGCCAGTGTCTTTAACAAAGGGTGACGCTTGAAAGCGCGCACCGCATCTGGCGCAATAAGTAGTTTTAACTCGATTTCCATAACGACCTCGATTTTTGTGATGCTTTAATGGTTAAAAGCCTATGAGGATTTTTGACGTTACGCTGAGACCTGCACAAGTTTCACTAAACAAAACGCATCACTTCGGAATAAAAAAAATACTAAATAAATGGCGCAACCACTTAAGCGAAGCATGCGGTGATGCGACTATGCGACTATGCGACTATGCGACTATGGTTGCACTCACCAGCCGCAGAGAAGTATTTATTGCGGCAGCTTCGCTTGTGCGTTGGTCAGCTGTGCTTCAAGTTCACGAATTCGCCTTAACAGGTTGAGCGCGACCGCCAATCCGTGCGTATCAAGCTCAAAATCATCTCTCAGACGCCGTGCCGTTCGGGCGATCACAATGTAATGGGTCTGATATAGATCGTTTTCCGCGTCAACGCTGGTGGGCGCAATCTCCCCCATTTCAACCAGATCCTGAAGTTCGGCCTGTGTCAATCCGGAATACGCTGCCAATTGCTCCAGCGAGCATAGCCCGGCATCATTGAGCCACACCGCTTCCACTATATGAGTACGCACGACTAACCTCCTGGTTGGAAATGTGCCCGGGGATTAAAACTGGATTCGGCAGCAAGCTGGGCAAACAAGGCTTTTTCAGCCGGTGACGCGGACTTCGGCACTTCGATCCTGACAACTGCAAACAGATTGCCATTTTCTCCGTTGGCGGAAGGGAGTCCCCGCCGTGCCAGGCGAAATTGTCGGTTTGCCGCGGTCGCGGGGGGCACGGTCAACTCGACTGTCCCACCAAGAGTGGGAACCTGCACGCTCGCACCCAATACCGCTTCCCACGGGGTCAACGGCAGGTCAATATAAAGGTCCTTTTCGCTAACCCTGTAAAACGGATGAGGAATTAACACCATGCTCACATAAAGGTCGCCGTTTTTACCGCCATTGCTGCCTTGACCGCCCTTACCCGGCAAACGCAAGCGCTGGCCATCTTCGGCTCCTTTTGGGACTTTTACACGGAAGGTGCGAGGAACGCGATGATTCAAACCTTGTTGATCGTATTCCGGCAAATTCAAGTTCACGTCGATTTCACCACCGGCATAAATCTGCTCAAGCGTGATCGGTGCCTTGACTTCATAATCCTGACCGTGCGAAGGGCGACGTTGATGCGGTTGGCCGCCAGCATGGCGGGACGCGGCAAAGGCTGCCAAAATGTCGGCCATATCGACGTCACCGAACCCGGCATCCGAGTCGTTAAACGTTTGCTGCCAATCCTGAGGAGGCTGGACGTTTTCACCTTGCTGATGGCGACCCAGAGCGTTATAAGCGTCGCGCTTCTCCTGGTCTTTCAGGGTTGCATAAGCTTCCGCAACTTCTTTAAACTTTTCCTCACCGTCCGGATCCTTCGATACGTCGGGGTGATATTTATGTGCCAGTTTACGGTACGCCTGTTTTATTTCGGCGGCGGTGGCATCTCTTTCAACACCGAGGGCGCTGTAATAGTCTTTGAATTTCATATTCGTCCAGAATAAAATTTTTCGACGGACAGGCTTATTTAGAACTTGCTTCAGGCCTTAATCTTACTGTATACGAGGAGTGGCTGTCTGCAGCAGTGTTGGAAAAGCTTCCAAAAGTTTTCTGTAACACTTAAGCTGAAACGTTGAATTAACCACCCAGCGTTACATTTAAATGATCTTTCTACAAAATTCGGAGAAAACCTGAATGCATTATGTGCCGCTTGGCCTGATTTCCGCCGCCGTCCTTCTTTTACATATCGCCGGTATACTAGCTGCCGCACACGCCTTGATGCACACCCGCACCTCACAAGGCGCGGTGGCCTGGGTCATCGGTTTGGTCCTCCTGCCCTACTTCACCCTGTTGCCTTATGTATTTCTAGGCAGCAAACATTTTACCGGATATGTTGAGTTACACCACTCGCGCGGCGCCCGCAGACGCAAGTTGGACGACCCCACTCAACGGGGTCTGGTAACGCAATATCCGCCCGATACCGATGCGCAGCGTTATAGCGCCATCAGCGCCATGCTCGGCATACCCTTCCTCGGCGGACATCGGTTGCGCTTGCTGATTGATGGGGAGGCGACGTTTTCCGCAATTTTTGCGGCTATCGCTGCCGCAGAGTATTACGTTCTGGTGCAATTTTTTATCATTAAGGATGATGAACTGGGCCACCGCCTGCAGAGGGCGCTGCTTGAACGCGCCGCCGCGGGCGTGAGTGTCTATCTCCTTTACGACGGCGTCGGAAGCCATGACTTGCCGGCCAGCTATGCGAACACTTTACGGACCGCAGGCGTCCAGGTGCATCCGTTTGCGACGCGACGCTGGCGCAATCGGTTCCAGTTAAATTTTCGAAACCATCGAAAAATAGTCGTTGTCGACGGCTGGCGCGGTTTCGTCGGTGGGCTTAATGTCGGCGAGGAATACCTCGGACGCAAACCGCCGCTCTCACCATGGCGCGACACCCATATGGAATTGCAGGGGCCGGCGGTTAACGATTTACAACTGGCGTTTGACGAAAACTGGCATTGGATTACCGGCCATCAACTGACGCTGTTGCCGCCACGACCCGCCGACGGGCCAGCCACCAGTTTGATCGCCGCCACCGGACCTGCGGATGCGCAAGAGACCTGTTCGCTATTCTTTGTTCAGTTAATTCATGCTGCGCGCAAGCGCATCTGGCTGACCACGCCGTATCTGGTGCCGGATCAGGCGCTGGTCGCGGCGTTACAACTGGCGGTCTTTCGCGGCGTCGATGTTCGTATTCTGCTGCCTTCACGACCGGATCACCGAACCGTGTTCCTGGCATCCTCGCTATATGCGCACGAAGCGGTGCGCGCTGGCGTGCGCGTGTTTCGCTATCAGCCTGGATTCACCCACCAAAAGGTAATGTTAATTGACGACAATACAACCGCCATCGGCAGTATGAATCTGGATAACCGTTCGCTACTGCTGAATTTTGAAGTCGCCGCACTGAATATCGATACTGCATTTGCCAGCGAAGTCGAAACGATGCTACGTGCCGATTTTGCGCAAGCCAAAGAAATTGGCGCAAAGGAATATGCACACGTCCCTTATTTGCAACGCGTGGCGATGCACGTCGCCCGTTTGTTGGGTCCCGTACTTTAACTGCATATGCGCGGGTGGCCAAACTTGTACGTGCTATGACGTTACCCGGGCATCAATAATAGTTTCACAGCGAGGCTGGCGCACTATCCACTCGCAGGAGAGGTGCCACGTCCAATGCATTTAGCGCCGCCCCTCTTAACTCCGTGAGTTTTTTGTTCAGCACCTTTTCCAGCTTCACCATTTCCCTTTCGGCGTCGGTCCACCAATCGGTCGACCAGATACGGTGTAATGTCCATCCCAGGCCCTCCAGCACCAATTGTCGCAAGCGATCACGATCCCGGGCAGTAGGTAGTGAGTGATAGGTAGCACCGTCGCACTCAACGCCTAGCAAAAATACCCCAGGATGATCCGGATGAACGACGCCAATATCCAGTCGATATCCCGAACAACCTACTTGCGGATGCACACTCCAGCCGCGGTCTCGCAAGGCACGGATCACTTCCACTTCAAATGGACTATCCGGTTCGCGTCCGGTAGGGATAGATTGTTCTACCAGCGCACGCGCACCTTTCTGTGCGAACTCCAGATAATTTTTCAGGTCGATGACGCCGGTCGAACGGGTGCGGGCCAGGTCGATGTCTTCAGGCCGGATTGAACTGTAAATTGTCACTCCCACTCTTGCGCGGGTGATCGCAACGTTAAGGCGACGATGGCCGCCCTCTTTATTGAGTGGCCCAAAGTTCATCGGCATGCGACCTGCTGCATCTTTTCCATAGGCGATGGAGAATAAAATCAGATCGCGCTCATCGCCTTGAACATTCTCCAGATTTTTAATAAAAAGTTTTTCCGGACCATGCTCAGCGATATGCTGTTCCAGCACTGGCGTTTTGCGCAGCTCTTCATCTAGCAAGGTTTCGATCAGGCGACGCTGCGTCTGGTTGAAGGTCACCACACCCATGGTTAAATGACGCCGCTTTTCGTCGAGAAAGTGTTCAACGATAGCGGCAACGATGGCATCCGCTTCAGCCCGGTTAGTGCGACTGCCGCCGCGATCATAAACTCCGGCAACCAGCTTCAGACGCACCGCCTGATCTTGCGTGACCGGCGATGGGAAAGTAATCAGGCGCGAATCATAATAACGATGGTTCGAGAACGTAATCAGGCTCTCGTGACGACTTCGATAGTGCCAATCCAATCTGAGAGTCGGCATACCCGCGCCCAGACATTCATCCAGAATACTTTCGAGGTCATGAACAACCGTATCTTCACCGTCTGCGGCAGACTGATCTTCATCATCATCGGCACGCGCAAAAAAACTTGTCGGAGGAAGTTGTTTCGGATCACCGACCACAACCAATTGTTTACCGCGCGCAATGGCACCAACCGCGTCCCACACCAAAATTTGAGATGCTTCATCAAACACGACTAAATCAAAACTGGTATGCGCCGCATCCAGATATTGCGCCACCGACAAAGGCGACATGAGCAAACAAGGCTTCAACTTTGGCAATAAAGTGGGAATGCCACGTACCAGTTTGCGTACTGGCAAATGCGCTTTTTGCTTCGCCAGCTCACGCAGCACCAAGCCCATTTCTGCATCCGGCTTCTGATTCGCCTCCACCTGCGGCACCTTACCCGCCAACACTGCATGCAGGTATTGCTCCGTCAATTGCTGAAAACGGGCATCGGTTGCCCGAAACTCTCTAATTTTACGGTCATGATCGGCGCTGGAAAAATGTCGTAAAACGGGCTCCTGATCAGTAATAATTTTGAGCCACCAGACCTGGTAGGAATACTCCACATAATCAGTCAGGTCCGACAGCGCGACGCGGTTCTGCTCGATCGCCTGAACGATACCTGAAATACCCGCATCCACCGCTTGCTTGCGCAGTCCGCGCCACTTACACCAACTCCGCAAACCACGCTGTTGGGTTCGCCATCTGGCCAGAACGGTACGCACCCGAGTCGGCAACCCCGCCGCGGTGTTCACTCCCGCAAGATCGCGTTCGGCGCCGGAGCACTTGCTCACCAATGCCAGCTTAAGTGTGAATTCACGTAACCCATTTTTGAAGGCAATCAGAGGCAAAGTTAACGCACCATGCGGCCCCAGATCGGTGCGCGACTGACGCATCAGTTGGTGCAGTCGCTCCGCTACCTTGGTGACCGTCGCGCTATCGGAGATGGTTGCCAGACGTGCCAGAACCCGCTCACATTGTTGCACCCATTGCTCGTAACGCGCGACCGTTGTCCAATCGGTTTGCGACCCTTTATAATCCGATCCCAGCCATTCTGTGGCTTGCACCTCGGACAAGCGCAACTCCCTGTCTTCCTGATTCAAGCCACGCAACGCATCCAGCACGGTGGCAATGATAGCGGGAGACGGTGGTGTTTGTTGATGTGTGTATGGCGTCAGACGCGCCATTAAACCGCGTGATGCAAACCAGCTTTTCGGCCACCATGTCTGAGATGCAATGCGCCACAGTTCTGTCAATTGCGCGCCGTCAGCCTCGGCAATGTCGGCCTTAAAACCTAACGATGCCAATTGATGCGCAAGCAATTGCCGACGTTCGCCGTGCTGACGTAAATTGTGTAGTGCCCCGCGCGTGGCTGGGTCATCGTCAAGAATAACCATCCCGGACGGCATTTGGGGAACCTGCAGCAACACGTCAGCCAAATCATCAAACACTTCCAGCAGCGCCAGCGATGGCGCGCCGGTTTCAATGGCCAGGATGGGTTCGAGCGCCAGGGTAGCCGTCTGCAGCTGTTCAGCGGCGTGATCCAGTTCTGCCATTCCGCTCAGTAATTGCTCTTCCCAGGCGTTCGACCAGTCGCTATGGCGAACCAGCTGCAAGGGATGCAGTTGAAGAGGCCCAAGCTCCTCCCCAACTACCTGAATGGTGCGCACCAGTTCGCGCAAGCTGTCGAGACTGGCGCGATCATGCGTATCGGGATCGGTCCATGGCATCGCCGCAGCGGTCCAGCGCTGCTGATGCAATATCGCGCTATCGGTAGCACCGCGTACGGTCAGGCCATTTGGGTAAGTCCGATGTAGCGCCTGCACCAGAGCGTTCAGATCCGTGCGTAACAGCGCCAATCGATCGGCTTCGCGTTGCCACTCGCCCTCGGGCAAACGCTGCGATACATTCAAGGCAGTACGAAGCTGATCCAATACCTCCGACTTTTTGGCTTTGGCCGAATGTAACTGCAGGCAAAACGGACCGAGACCAATCGCGTTCAGACGCCGTTGTACCACGTCCAGCGCGGCCATTTTTTCTGAGACAAAAAGGACAGTTTTTCCTTGCCCTAAAAAATGCGCAATCAGATTGGTGATCGTCTGAGATTTACCTGTTCCCGGCGGCCCTTCAAGTGCAAAATCATGTCCGGCACCTGCACGACTGACGGCATTTAGCTGGGATGAGTCGGCCAATAACGGGGTGAGCAAGCTATCAGGAGCATGCCGC is a genomic window of Glaciimonas sp. PAMC28666 containing:
- a CDS encoding chaperone modulator CbpM, with the translated sequence MRTHIVEAVWLNDAGLCSLEQLAAYSGLTQAELQDLVEMGEIAPTSVDAENDLYQTHYIVIARTARRLRDDFELDTHGLAVALNLLRRIRELEAQLTNAQAKLPQ
- a CDS encoding DnaJ C-terminal domain-containing protein, which codes for MKFKDYYSALGVERDATAAEIKQAYRKLAHKYHPDVSKDPDGEEKFKEVAEAYATLKDQEKRDAYNALGRHQQGENVQPPQDWQQTFNDSDAGFGDVDMADILAAFAASRHAGGQPHQRRPSHGQDYEVKAPITLEQIYAGGEIDVNLNLPEYDQQGLNHRVPRTFRVKVPKGAEDGQRLRLPGKGGQGSNGGKNGDLYVSMVLIPHPFYRVSEKDLYIDLPLTPWEAVLGASVQVPTLGGTVELTVPPATAANRQFRLARRGLPSANGENGNLFAVVRIEVPKSASPAEKALFAQLAAESSFNPRAHFQPGG
- the cls gene encoding cardiolipin synthase, which codes for MHYVPLGLISAAVLLLHIAGILAAAHALMHTRTSQGAVAWVIGLVLLPYFTLLPYVFLGSKHFTGYVELHHSRGARRRKLDDPTQRGLVTQYPPDTDAQRYSAISAMLGIPFLGGHRLRLLIDGEATFSAIFAAIAAAEYYVLVQFFIIKDDELGHRLQRALLERAAAGVSVYLLYDGVGSHDLPASYANTLRTAGVQVHPFATRRWRNRFQLNFRNHRKIVVVDGWRGFVGGLNVGEEYLGRKPPLSPWRDTHMELQGPAVNDLQLAFDENWHWITGHQLTLLPPRPADGPATSLIAATGPADAQETCSLFFVQLIHAARKRIWLTTPYLVPDQALVAALQLAVFRGVDVRILLPSRPDHRTVFLASSLYAHEAVRAGVRVFRYQPGFTHQKVMLIDDNTTAIGSMNLDNRSLLLNFEVAALNIDTAFASEVETMLRADFAQAKEIGAKEYAHVPYLQRVAMHVARLLGPVL
- a CDS encoding DUF4011 domain-containing protein, giving the protein MSEKSPSKSQLPELHPNGSSQTLPADITISAQVDATVNYASYQNNIPLIRSLAVLNNSDAPLLDVEIVIRCEPAFADPIRLRFAQLDAHQNRRVESLDLKIAHRYLAGLNEAERGRIIFQVMANDQQVAIAEHAVDVLAYDQWAGTRALPELLAAFSLPNHPVIDRLMSQCGELLQKAGAGQSMNGYQSKNRDDIWAQLSAIYSVVGALKLNYINPAASFGHDGQKIRTPDRILSSGLVTCLDSSMLLVSCMEQAGLNPLVIIKKDHALVGCWLINTTLPSAVFDDAQAVRKRVASGELLIVETTLLTHRPLTTLRLACENGHEQLHDEDAFLFAIDIKRARMEQIRPLPSRTPATERDEAPEADDEPRIEPPPQLPPLDSAQSMIDDEAPVESAEGRLARWKSKLLDLTLRNRLINFKPTKVMLPLCVPDPSHLEDELSDGKEWKFRPQPLLMDAINPDDPRVSAIAMRRNGEDPLVAAALQALEMRELMATVDAKKLDAHLYEIYSAARLGLEEGGANTLYLALGFLRWTEDERAEKTLLAPILLVPVTLTRQSVRAGYSIKRHDDEAIVNPTLIQLLRERFQLTIKGLDPLPMDGNGVDVAKIWQILRLAINHVPRWEVLEDVYLGIFSFTKYLMWKDLQDRSEQLRLNRVVNHLIEKPTESMRRGEDIGVRDDMDQRHAPDSLLTPLLADSSQLNAVSRAGAGHDFALEGPPGTGKSQTITNLIAHFLGQGKTVLFVSEKMAALDVVQRRLNAIGLGPFCLQLHSAKAKKSEVLDQLRTALNVSQRLPEGEWQREADRLALLRTDLNALVQALHRTYPNGLTVRGATDSAILHQQRWTAAAMPWTDPDTHDRASLDSLRELVRTIQVVGEELGPLQLHPLQLVRHSDWSNAWEEQLLSGMAELDHAAEQLQTATLALEPILAIETGAPSLALLEVFDDLADVLLQVPQMPSGMVILDDDPATRGALHNLRQHGERRQLLAHQLASLGFKADIAEADGAQLTELWRIASQTWWPKSWFASRGLMARLTPYTHQQTPPSPAIIATVLDALRGLNQEDRELRLSEVQATEWLGSDYKGSQTDWTTVARYEQWVQQCERVLARLATISDSATVTKVAERLHQLMRQSRTDLGPHGALTLPLIAFKNGLREFTLKLALVSKCSGAERDLAGVNTAAGLPTRVRTVLARWRTQQRGLRSWCKWRGLRKQAVDAGISGIVQAIEQNRVALSDLTDYVEYSYQVWWLKIITDQEPVLRHFSSADHDRKIREFRATDARFQQLTEQYLHAVLAGKVPQVEANQKPDAEMGLVLRELAKQKAHLPVRKLVRGIPTLLPKLKPCLLMSPLSVAQYLDAAHTSFDLVVFDEASQILVWDAVGAIARGKQLVVVGDPKQLPPTSFFARADDDEDQSAADGEDTVVHDLESILDECLGAGMPTLRLDWHYRSRHESLITFSNHRYYDSRLITFPSPVTQDQAVRLKLVAGVYDRGGSRTNRAEADAIVAAIVEHFLDEKRRHLTMGVVTFNQTQRRLIETLLDEELRKTPVLEQHIAEHGPEKLFIKNLENVQGDERDLILFSIAYGKDAAGRMPMNFGPLNKEGGHRRLNVAITRARVGVTIYSSIRPEDIDLARTRSTGVIDLKNYLEFAQKGARALVEQSIPTGREPDSPFEVEVIRALRDRGWSVHPQVGCSGYRLDIGVVHPDHPGVFLLGVECDGATYHSLPTARDRDRLRQLVLEGLGWTLHRIWSTDWWTDAEREMVKLEKVLNKKLTELRGAALNALDVAPLLRVDSAPASL